A window of the Lactuca sativa cultivar Salinas chromosome 7, Lsat_Salinas_v11, whole genome shotgun sequence genome harbors these coding sequences:
- the LOC111880823 gene encoding uncharacterized protein LOC111880823, translating to MANDLSLDLEELRHLQSIAKRPRVVSLISSEIRNLEKQLNDAALVAPTPIPISTNLKMASEPALKYTTLGSFSWDQDTDKVKIYVFLEGVDQEKVDTEFNRMSVDVKFHDVNGKNYRCAIPKLNKEIVPEKCKVLVKPTKVIITLVKASKGNWMDLHFKDDKIKPSLDKERDPMAGIMDLMKNMYEEGDDEMKKTIAKAWTDARSGKGADPMKSF from the exons ATGGCGAACGATTTGTCTCTTGATCTGGAGGAACTTCGACACCTTCAAAGCATTGCGAAGAGGCCACGCGTTGTTTCTCTTATTTCCTCGGAGATTCGCAACCTCGAAAAG CAATTAAATGATGCTGCTTTAGTTGCACCCACTCCAATCCCAATTTCAACAAATCTAAAGATGGCTTCTGAACCTGCATTAAAGTACACTACTCTTGGATCCTTCAGTTGGGATCAAGATACTGATAAAGTCAAG ATTTATGTGTTTTTGGAGGGAGTTGATCAAGAAAAAGTTGACACAGAGTTCAATCGCATGTCAGTTGATGTGAAATTTCATGATGTGAATGGAAAAAACTATCGATGTGCTATACCAAAATTAAACAAGGAGATTGTGCCTGAGAAATGTAAGGTTTTGGTTAAACCCACAAAAGTCATCATCACATTGGTCAAAGCTTCAAAGGGTAATTGGATGGATTTGCATTTCAAGGACGATAAG ATTAAGCCGAGTTTGGACAAGGAGCGAGATCCCATGGCTGGAATTATGGACTTAATGAAG AATATGTATGAGGAAGGGGATGATGAGATGAAGAAGACGATTGCGAAAGCATGGACTGATGCTAGATCTGGCAAGGGAGCAGATCCTATGAAAAGCTTTTGA
- the LOC111880729 gene encoding uncharacterized protein LOC111880729 isoform X1: MADEPSITRWSFQDFKMFYDIKFGRKKESTPKDAAANGQPSSNGNSSNGTSNGNGHPKSTAELSIYEQYRQERENSAANGVTLLDAEKPKKSLLPAFESAEMRTLAESLSRDIIRGSPNVKWDSIKGLENAKRLLKEAVVMPIKYPKYFTGLLSPWKGILLFGPPGTGKTMLAKAVATECNTTFFNISASSIVSKWRGDSEKLVKVLFELARHHAPSTIFLDEIDAIISQRGESRSEHESSRRLKTELLIQMDGLTKTDELVFVLAATNLPWELDAAMLRRLEKRILVPLPEAEARKAMFEELLPSVAEEETLPYDLLVEKTEGYSGSDIRLLCKEAAMQPLRRVMAILEQHDILPDDELPKVGPIKHEDVENALKNTRPSAHLHAPRYDRFNSDYGSQILQ; encoded by the exons ATGGCCGATGAACCTTCAATCACTCGTTGGTCCTTCCAG GATTTTaagatgttttatgatattaagtTTGGGAGGAAAAAGGAATCAACGCCAAAAGATGCTGCTGCAAATGGTCAACCTTCAAGTAATGGAAACTCATCAAATGGAACATCAAATGGAAATGGACACCCAAAGAGCACAGCTGAATTGTCAATCTATGAACAGTATAGACAG GAAAGAGAGAATTCAGCAGCCAATGGAGTTACATTACTTGATGCTGAGAAACC GAAAAAATCTCTGCTTCCTGCTTTTGAATCAGCAGAAATGCGAACTTTGGCAGAGAGTTTAAGTAG GGATATTATTCGAGGTAGTCCAAATGTGAAGTGGGATAGCATAAAGGGGTTAGAAAATGCAAAACGCCTGCTTAAAGAAGCAGTTGTTATGCCAATAAAATATCCCAA GTATTTCACTGGTCTTTTGTCTCCATGGAAAGGCATTCTCTTGTTTGGCCCTCCAGGAACAGGAAAG ACAATGCTTGCAAAGGCTGTTGCAACCGAATGCAATACAACCTTTTTCAACATTTCAGCATCATCCATTGTTAGCAAATGGCGAG GGGACTCTGAGAAGTTAGTGAAAGTATTATTTGAACTTGCAAGACATCATGCTCCATCAACTATTTTCCTTGATGAAATCGATGCGATTATTAGTCAACGTGGTGAATCAAGAAGTGAACATGAGTCAAGTAGACGCCTCAAAACCGAGTTACTTATTcag ATGGATGGTTTAACAAAAACAGATGAGCTTGTGTTTGTATTAGCAGCTACAAATCTCCCATGGGAACTTGATGCAGCCATGCTCAGGCGTCTTGAGAAAAGA ATCCTTGTACCTCTTCCAGAGGCAGAAGCAAGGAAAGCAATGTTTGAGGAATTATTGCCTTCAGTAGCTGAAGAAGAGACATTGCCATATGATTTATTGGTGGAAAAAACAGAAGGCTATTCGGGTTCTGATATTCGGTTGCTATGTAAAGAAGCTGCCATGCAACCTTTGAGACGCGTAATGGCTATTCTTGAACAGCATGATATTTTGCCTGATGATG AGTTGCCGAAGGTGGGGCCCATTAAACACGAAGATGTTGAAAATGCGTTGAAGAACACACGGCCTTCTGCTCATTTACATGCGCCTCGTTATGATCGATTTAACTCTGATTATGGGAGTCAGATACTCCAGTGA
- the LOC111880729 gene encoding uncharacterized protein LOC111880729 isoform X2: MADEPSITRWSFQFGRKKESTPKDAAANGQPSSNGNSSNGTSNGNGHPKSTAELSIYEQYRQERENSAANGVTLLDAEKPKKSLLPAFESAEMRTLAESLSRDIIRGSPNVKWDSIKGLENAKRLLKEAVVMPIKYPKYFTGLLSPWKGILLFGPPGTGKTMLAKAVATECNTTFFNISASSIVSKWRGDSEKLVKVLFELARHHAPSTIFLDEIDAIISQRGESRSEHESSRRLKTELLIQMDGLTKTDELVFVLAATNLPWELDAAMLRRLEKRILVPLPEAEARKAMFEELLPSVAEEETLPYDLLVEKTEGYSGSDIRLLCKEAAMQPLRRVMAILEQHDILPDDELPKVGPIKHEDVENALKNTRPSAHLHAPRYDRFNSDYGSQILQ; this comes from the exons ATGGCCGATGAACCTTCAATCACTCGTTGGTCCTTCCAG tTTGGGAGGAAAAAGGAATCAACGCCAAAAGATGCTGCTGCAAATGGTCAACCTTCAAGTAATGGAAACTCATCAAATGGAACATCAAATGGAAATGGACACCCAAAGAGCACAGCTGAATTGTCAATCTATGAACAGTATAGACAG GAAAGAGAGAATTCAGCAGCCAATGGAGTTACATTACTTGATGCTGAGAAACC GAAAAAATCTCTGCTTCCTGCTTTTGAATCAGCAGAAATGCGAACTTTGGCAGAGAGTTTAAGTAG GGATATTATTCGAGGTAGTCCAAATGTGAAGTGGGATAGCATAAAGGGGTTAGAAAATGCAAAACGCCTGCTTAAAGAAGCAGTTGTTATGCCAATAAAATATCCCAA GTATTTCACTGGTCTTTTGTCTCCATGGAAAGGCATTCTCTTGTTTGGCCCTCCAGGAACAGGAAAG ACAATGCTTGCAAAGGCTGTTGCAACCGAATGCAATACAACCTTTTTCAACATTTCAGCATCATCCATTGTTAGCAAATGGCGAG GGGACTCTGAGAAGTTAGTGAAAGTATTATTTGAACTTGCAAGACATCATGCTCCATCAACTATTTTCCTTGATGAAATCGATGCGATTATTAGTCAACGTGGTGAATCAAGAAGTGAACATGAGTCAAGTAGACGCCTCAAAACCGAGTTACTTATTcag ATGGATGGTTTAACAAAAACAGATGAGCTTGTGTTTGTATTAGCAGCTACAAATCTCCCATGGGAACTTGATGCAGCCATGCTCAGGCGTCTTGAGAAAAGA ATCCTTGTACCTCTTCCAGAGGCAGAAGCAAGGAAAGCAATGTTTGAGGAATTATTGCCTTCAGTAGCTGAAGAAGAGACATTGCCATATGATTTATTGGTGGAAAAAACAGAAGGCTATTCGGGTTCTGATATTCGGTTGCTATGTAAAGAAGCTGCCATGCAACCTTTGAGACGCGTAATGGCTATTCTTGAACAGCATGATATTTTGCCTGATGATG AGTTGCCGAAGGTGGGGCCCATTAAACACGAAGATGTTGAAAATGCGTTGAAGAACACACGGCCTTCTGCTCATTTACATGCGCCTCGTTATGATCGATTTAACTCTGATTATGGGAGTCAGATACTCCAGTGA